Proteins encoded within one genomic window of Burkholderiaceae bacterium:
- a CDS encoding 5-carboxymethyl-2-hydroxymuconate delta-isomerase, with translation MKLVTYSVRGVTSIGVVAGNRVIDLPASDPSLPRTMREFLQAGPRALERARAIDVQSAPGCPLADVRLEAPVPNPEKFLAIGMNYKKHKQEALDAGIQVPDVQIWFNKQVSCVNGPFDPVHMPRASDKLDYEAELGVVIGRRCRHVSVTDAPSVVAGYTVINDVSVRDWQLASPTMTLGKSFNTHGPFGPWIVTADEVPNPHDLHLRMLVNGEVRQEVSTSELIYNVWEQIAHLSTVMTLEPGDVLATGTPSGVGVAMKPPQFRKVGDVMRVEIDGIGHIENVVVAEPA, from the coding sequence ATGAAACTCGTCACTTATTCCGTGCGCGGCGTCACCTCGATCGGCGTTGTCGCAGGAAACCGCGTCATCGACTTGCCTGCCAGCGATCCATCGCTCCCGCGCACCATGCGCGAATTCCTGCAGGCGGGCCCGAGGGCCCTTGAGCGGGCACGGGCCATCGACGTCCAGAGCGCTCCTGGTTGTCCACTGGCCGACGTGCGGCTGGAAGCGCCGGTGCCGAACCCGGAGAAGTTCCTGGCCATCGGCATGAACTACAAGAAGCACAAACAGGAAGCGCTGGACGCCGGCATACAGGTGCCTGATGTCCAGATCTGGTTCAACAAGCAGGTGTCCTGCGTCAACGGCCCCTTCGATCCTGTGCACATGCCCCGCGCGTCCGACAAGCTCGACTACGAAGCCGAGCTCGGCGTGGTCATCGGCCGCCGCTGTCGTCATGTCAGCGTCACCGACGCACCCTCGGTCGTTGCCGGTTATACGGTGATCAACGACGTGTCGGTGCGCGATTGGCAACTGGCCTCGCCCACCATGACGCTGGGCAAGAGCTTCAACACGCACGGCCCCTTCGGCCCGTGGATCGTGACGGCGGACGAAGTGCCCAATCCGCACGATCTACATCTGCGCATGCTTGTCAACGGCGAAGTGCGCCAGGAGGTCAGCACCAGCGAGCTGATCTACAACGTGTGGGAGCAGATTGCGCACCTTTCCACTGTCATGACGCTGGAGCCGGGCGACGTCCTGGCGACCGGCACGCCGTCCGGTGTTGGAGTCGCCATGAAGCCGCCCCAGTTCCGCAAGGTGGGCGACGTGATGCGTGTGGAGATCGACGGCATCGGCCACATCGAAAACGTGGTCGTCGCCGAGCCGGCCTGA
- a CDS encoding FAD-dependent oxidoreductase: MQNAPAVADVVVVGYGPTGQLLALLLGRQGHNVTVIDRWPDLYPLPRAVHFDHEVARILQAAGVIDDVSAVAETIDTYQWRNAQHEMLLELDWRGDGPSGWPVSNMFSQPDLERVIDRHVKRQPTVTVYQGWSASAMTQEADGVRIEMERGELKDGKWVGLGERGEVRARWVVGADGANSFVRRTLGIEMHDLGFAFDWLVVDVKPHTEREWTPKTWQLCDPKRPTTIVPGGPGRRRWEFMLLPGETLDEMNRADVSWKLLAPWDVTPANATLERHAVYTFRGQWAERWRQGRALLAGDAVHLTPPFAGQGMCSGLRDSMALAWRLDAVLRGRLSDQVLDSYGPERLTNVRAFIDFAVELGKVICITDPGGAAQRDRDMLAAQQQPGYAPPPPPRFPLGPGLWQDGAPDAGLLGVQGRIRSQGREGLFDDVFGVHFSVIARDAETLAAISAPNRAALLAQGAVLAHFGAGGFEDLDGRYQAWLDGLDCAAVLCRPDFYAYGGARDAAELNTLLDAWRNALDITA, encoded by the coding sequence TTGCAGAACGCACCCGCAGTTGCCGACGTCGTCGTCGTCGGTTATGGCCCTACAGGCCAGCTTCTCGCGCTCCTCTTGGGGCGCCAGGGTCATAACGTGACCGTGATCGACCGTTGGCCCGATCTCTACCCGCTGCCGCGCGCAGTGCACTTCGACCACGAGGTCGCGCGCATCCTGCAAGCCGCAGGCGTGATCGACGACGTCAGCGCGGTCGCCGAGACCATCGACACCTACCAGTGGCGCAATGCCCAGCATGAGATGCTGCTGGAGCTGGACTGGCGCGGCGACGGGCCGAGCGGCTGGCCGGTCTCGAACATGTTCTCGCAGCCCGACCTGGAGCGGGTCATCGACCGCCACGTCAAGCGCCAGCCGACGGTCACCGTGTACCAGGGCTGGAGCGCCAGCGCGATGACGCAGGAAGCCGATGGTGTACGTATCGAGATGGAACGCGGCGAGCTCAAGGACGGCAAGTGGGTGGGCCTGGGCGAGCGCGGCGAGGTGCGCGCGCGCTGGGTGGTGGGTGCCGACGGCGCCAACTCCTTCGTGCGACGCACACTCGGTATCGAAATGCATGACCTTGGCTTCGCCTTCGACTGGCTGGTGGTCGACGTCAAGCCGCATACGGAGCGCGAGTGGACACCCAAGACCTGGCAGCTGTGTGACCCCAAGCGCCCCACCACCATCGTGCCCGGCGGCCCCGGCCGGCGGCGCTGGGAGTTCATGCTGCTGCCCGGCGAGACCCTGGACGAGATGAACCGCGCTGACGTATCGTGGAAGCTGCTCGCGCCCTGGGATGTGACACCGGCCAACGCGACGCTGGAGCGCCACGCCGTCTACACCTTCCGCGGCCAGTGGGCCGAGCGCTGGCGCCAGGGGCGTGCGCTACTGGCCGGCGACGCCGTGCACCTGACGCCGCCGTTCGCCGGGCAGGGCATGTGCAGCGGCCTGCGCGACAGCATGGCACTGGCCTGGCGGCTCGATGCCGTGCTGCGCGGCCGGCTTTCCGACCAGGTGCTCGACAGCTATGGCCCTGAGCGCTTGACCAATGTGCGGGCCTTCATCGACTTCGCCGTCGAGCTGGGCAAGGTGATCTGCATCACCGATCCGGGGGGCGCCGCGCAGCGCGACCGCGACATGCTCGCCGCGCAGCAACAGCCCGGCTACGCGCCGCCGCCACCGCCGCGGTTCCCGCTGGGCCCGGGTCTATGGCAGGACGGCGCTCCGGACGCCGGCCTGTTGGGCGTGCAAGGGCGCATCCGCAGCCAGGGCCGCGAGGGACTGTTCGACGACGTGTTTGGCGTGCACTTCAGCGTGATCGCGCGCGATGCCGAGACGCTGGCGGCCATCTCGGCGCCGAACCGGGCGGCGCTGCTGGCCCAGGGCGCGGTGCTGGCGCACTTCGGCGCAGGCGGCTTCGAGGACCTGGACGGCCGCTACCAGGCCTGGCTGGACGGACTGGACTGCGCCGCCGTGCTGTGCCGACCGGACTTCTATGCCTATGGCGGCGCACGTGACGCTGCCGAACTGAACACCCTGCTCGATGCCTGGCGCAACGCCCTTGACATCACGGCGTAA
- a CDS encoding Sensory histidine kinase QseC — translation MKQHAAPSLRRRLLGFLLLAILLASVLQAVSAYRGALRQADAMFDYHLQQIARSLRSGLPIVPALTEGADGGFDFYVQIWGPNGAQIFSSAPSALPPRAVLGFSDVTVNGTKYRVYSLQTPLQTVQIAQNMSARLARARALAAHAVLPTVLMAPLLMLVVWWVVRRSLAPVERTRRQVAGRSAGDLSPLPGAGLPVEVRPLVDEFNQLLARVHASLAAQSQFVANAAHELRSPLTALKLQAQALRRGADDSGREAAMARLNQGIDRAIRLVEQLLVLAREEAGSGHLGASERMNLQDVVQFAVADMLAPAQARRIDLGVADNAPAWVLGQPEALRILLRNLLDNALKYTPAGGRVDVALQNTGAQALLLVEDSGPGIAPADRAQVFERFFRADHDAKVLGSGLGLAIVKTIAERHHATLELASSERLAGLQVEVRFALADPPAAG, via the coding sequence ATGAAGCAGCACGCCGCTCCTTCGCTGCGCCGGCGCCTGCTCGGCTTCCTGCTGCTGGCGATCCTGCTGGCGTCGGTGCTGCAGGCGGTATCCGCGTATCGCGGCGCGTTGCGGCAAGCGGACGCGATGTTCGACTACCACCTGCAGCAGATCGCGCGCTCGCTGCGCAGCGGCCTGCCGATCGTTCCGGCGCTGACCGAGGGCGCGGACGGCGGCTTCGACTTCTATGTCCAGATCTGGGGACCGAACGGCGCGCAGATCTTCAGCTCGGCGCCGTCGGCGCTGCCGCCGCGCGCGGTGCTCGGGTTTTCCGACGTGACCGTGAACGGAACCAAGTACCGGGTGTATTCGCTGCAGACCCCGCTGCAGACCGTGCAGATCGCACAGAACATGAGCGCGCGGCTGGCGCGCGCACGGGCGCTGGCCGCGCACGCGGTGCTGCCGACCGTGCTGATGGCGCCGCTGCTGATGCTGGTGGTCTGGTGGGTGGTGCGCCGTTCGCTCGCGCCGGTCGAGCGCACGCGCCGCCAGGTCGCTGGGCGCAGTGCCGGCGACCTGTCGCCGCTGCCGGGCGCAGGCCTGCCGGTCGAGGTGCGCCCGCTGGTCGACGAATTCAACCAGCTATTGGCACGCGTCCATGCGTCGCTAGCCGCGCAGTCGCAGTTCGTCGCGAACGCCGCGCACGAGCTGCGCTCGCCGCTCACCGCCTTGAAACTGCAGGCGCAGGCGCTGCGCCGCGGCGCCGACGACAGCGGACGCGAAGCCGCAATGGCGCGGCTGAACCAGGGCATCGATCGGGCGATCCGCCTCGTCGAGCAACTGCTGGTGCTGGCGCGCGAAGAAGCCGGCAGCGGCCACCTCGGCGCGAGCGAACGCATGAACCTGCAGGACGTGGTTCAGTTCGCGGTGGCCGACATGCTGGCGCCGGCGCAGGCACGGCGGATCGACCTGGGCGTGGCCGACAACGCGCCGGCCTGGGTGCTCGGGCAGCCGGAGGCGCTGCGCATCCTGCTGCGCAACCTGCTCGACAACGCGCTGAAATACACGCCGGCCGGCGGCCGCGTCGATGTCGCGCTGCAAAACACCGGCGCGCAAGCGCTGTTGCTGGTCGAGGACAGCGGCCCCGGCATCGCGCCGGCCGATCGCGCGCAGGTGTTCGAGCGCTTCTTCCGCGCGGACCATGACGCGAAGGTGCTCGGCAGCGGACTCGGACTTGCGATCGTCAAAACCATCGCCGAGCGCCATCATGCGACGCTGGAACTGGCCAGCTCCGAGCGCCTGGCGGGCCTCCAGGTCGAGGTCCGCTTTGCGCTGGCGGACCCACCGGCGGCAGGCTAG
- a CDS encoding Two-component system response regulator QseB encodes MRLLLVEDDTMIGEAVLDLLRAEHYAVDWVKDGAMADTALGTQNYDLVLLDLGLPRRDGLDVLRGLRARGERVPVLVATARDAVADRVAGLDAGADDYVVKPYDTDELLARIRALLRRSAGHGEPTFEHMGVSLNPATREASVNGEPVSLSAREWAVLEPLLARPGMVLSRSQLEEKLYGWRDDISSNAVEVYIHGLRKKLGAELIQTVRGLGYLVPRQ; translated from the coding sequence ATGCGATTGCTGCTGGTCGAGGACGACACCATGATCGGCGAGGCCGTGCTGGACCTGCTGCGCGCCGAGCATTACGCGGTCGACTGGGTCAAGGACGGCGCGATGGCCGACACCGCGCTCGGCACGCAGAACTACGACCTGGTGCTGCTCGACCTGGGCCTGCCGCGGCGCGATGGGCTGGATGTGCTGCGCGGCCTGCGCGCGCGCGGCGAGCGCGTACCGGTGCTGGTCGCGACCGCGCGTGACGCGGTCGCCGACCGCGTCGCCGGGCTCGACGCCGGCGCCGACGACTACGTCGTCAAGCCCTACGACACCGACGAGCTGCTGGCGCGCATCCGCGCGCTGCTGCGCCGCAGCGCCGGCCACGGCGAACCGACCTTCGAGCACATGGGCGTCAGCCTGAACCCGGCGACGCGCGAGGCCAGCGTCAACGGCGAACCGGTGAGCCTGTCGGCGCGCGAATGGGCGGTGCTGGAACCGTTGCTGGCGCGGCCCGGCATGGTGCTGTCGCGCAGCCAGCTCGAGGAAAAGCTGTACGGCTGGCGCGACGACATCAGCAGCAACGCGGTCGAGGTCTACATCCACGGGCTGCGCAAGAAGCTCGGAGCCGAGCTGATCCAGACCGTGCGCGGGCTCGGCTACCTGGTACCGCGGCAATGA
- a CDS encoding Catechol 2,3-dioxygenase: MTDSRRHNRLGIHSIGEFHMTVPSLEDAERFYGAFGLHVAREGEGLTLRTVASDYVWGRLSQGPRKKFDRLSFHCFADELEKLRAHVVAQGVALVAPPAGADASGFWFSDPDGVAVQVRAGPKTTLNAAQHASPALPVDGVRCAPYNSQAKATLPQRLSHIARMTAQFSTMYDFYTRVLGLRLSDRSGEGVAFLHAPHGSDHHLVALAGGSGAALHHLSWDVPTVEDCGLGMMRLQKAGYTVGWGVGRHVLGSNYFYYAQDPWGSWSELSATMDYIPADVDWEGKDNPPEDAFFLWGPSPDPAVFFANSEAAA; encoded by the coding sequence ATGACCGACTCCCGCCGCCATAACCGCCTTGGCATTCACTCGATCGGTGAGTTCCATATGACCGTACCTTCATTGGAGGACGCCGAGCGCTTCTACGGTGCCTTCGGCCTGCATGTCGCACGCGAAGGCGAAGGGCTCACCCTGCGCACCGTGGCCAGCGACTACGTCTGGGGACGCCTGTCCCAGGGGCCCAGGAAGAAATTCGATCGCCTGAGCTTTCACTGCTTCGCAGACGAGCTGGAGAAGTTGCGCGCTCACGTCGTGGCCCAAGGCGTCGCGCTAGTAGCACCCCCGGCCGGCGCCGATGCCAGCGGCTTCTGGTTCTCCGACCCGGACGGCGTGGCCGTGCAAGTGCGCGCAGGCCCGAAGACGACGCTGAACGCCGCGCAGCACGCCAGTCCGGCGTTGCCCGTCGATGGCGTGCGCTGCGCGCCCTACAACAGCCAGGCCAAGGCGACGTTGCCGCAACGGCTTTCGCACATCGCGCGCATGACGGCTCAGTTCAGCACGATGTACGACTTCTACACCCGGGTGCTGGGGCTGCGCCTGTCCGATCGCTCCGGCGAGGGCGTGGCCTTTCTCCATGCGCCGCACGGCAGCGACCATCACCTGGTCGCACTGGCCGGCGGGTCCGGGGCCGCGCTGCACCATCTGAGCTGGGATGTGCCGACCGTTGAAGATTGCGGGCTGGGCATGATGCGCCTGCAGAAAGCCGGCTATACCGTCGGCTGGGGGGTTGGCCGCCACGTGCTGGGCTCCAACTACTTTTACTACGCGCAGGATCCGTGGGGCAGTTGGTCTGAACTGTCGGCCACTATGGACTACATCCCTGCCGACGTCGATTGGGAAGGCAAGGACAACCCTCCCGAGGATGCGTTCTTCCTCTGGGGCCCATCTCCCGACCCGGCTGTCTTCTTCGCCAATTCGGAAGCGGCTGCCTGA